In Nostoc edaphicum CCNP1411, the sequence GAAGGGCGCCAACTAGGTAGTCGAAGTAGCCACCAGCTTCACTAGCGTCATCACCAGAGAGCAATGTAGAAGCTCCACTCTTCAGCCCACGGATACCTTCAGCAACACCATCGATAGGAGTTCCCAAGGACTTGTACAGTTCACGGGCACCGATAACACCAATTTCTTCGATGGGGGTAACATCACCAGCAACAATACCGTAGGTAATGAGGCGGAGGTAATAATCTAGGTCACGCAAACAAGTAGCAGTCAATTCTTGACCGTAAGCGTTACCACCAGGAGATACAACATCAGGACGCTTTTGGAACAGTTGATCGCCAGCTTGCTTAACAAGACGTTCGCGATTTTCTGTCAAAACTTGAGCAATCCGCACACGGCGCTCACCACTTGCAACAAAAGACTTGATCCGATCTAACTCACCAGGGCTGAGGTAGCGAGCTTCTGCATCAGCATTCACGATAGCTTTCGTGACGATACTCATTAATGGATTCCTCCAATACGAATGAAACCAGGATTTGATTAAACTGGTGCGACTTTGAGTTGGTTTACTGAGTTTATTTTTTCGTTCTTTTAGACACAACAGTTTTACAACTGCTACGGCTAATAAATTACGAATTTGCTTGAGTCAACATAAGTACACAAGCTTTTAAACTCAGTTACCTTCCGCAAAACATTTTCCGGCATTCTGTTGAGCATTTATGACTGCTCTTAATACTTTGTAATATTGCTTTTCAGAATTTACCGTTTTAGCTGCAATCTGAGAGCATTATTACGGAAGGTTACGAAGGTTACAGGGGAAAGGTTACAGGGGACAGGTTACAGGGGACAGGAAATAATCTGTACCCTATTCCCTATTCCCTACTTCCTAATCAACCGCTACACTACCAAGGTAGTTACCTGCTGGCAGAGAGGGGAAGCGGTTGTAAGGCACAACATCTTCACCGAAGTAGCGGCTATATTCTGGACTTTCGACTATTGCTTCTACAACAGCTGACAAACCGCTATCGGCTAGTAGGTTGTTGTACTGGCGAATTTCTTCCTGAGTTGCGGGTGTACGCCCCAACAGATGACGGAAGAGGAACTCAACCACCTTGGCATGAGGATAAGGTGACAAGAACCGCTGGCGATAGATTTGGGAACTGGCTAGTTCACGCACAAACTCGCGGACGGAAATTTCACCATTCTGGAGTTTTCTGTCTAGGTCAGTACAGCGGAAATTATCAAGCACTTCACCGCTAAATATATCCAACACCTGACAGTAAATGGCGTTGATTGCCTGTTGTTTTTCAACTTGGTTAGTGTTTTCCGTTAGACGGTAAATGCGTGCATGTTTACGCACTCCCTGTTCCACGGATTGTCCACTACCATCGTTGTAAGAACGACCTAGTTCAGCAAACGAGGGCTTACCATTTGTTTGCGCTGCTATATCTGCGATCGCCTGTTTCAAAAGCGGTGTATCGTTACTAACTCCGACGCGGGCTTGCACTGGCTTAAAGCTAGGTACAACCACGTCATCGTTTTGCTTGGTAAGTTGGTTGTAAAGCTTCTCCGTATTCGGGAAGTTTGCCGCCGGGAGGGTCGGGAAGCGACGGTAAGGCACAGTATCTTCACCAAACACCTGGTTATATTCCACACTATCTACCAAGGCACCAATAAAGGCACGAATACCTTGAGTAGCCAAAATTTGGTTATATTTGCGGATTTCTGCCTGGTCTAGTGGCGCACGTCCCAAGAAGTGTTTGGTTCCTAACTCAATCACTTTGGTGTTGGGGTAGGGTGTGTAGAACTCTTTCAGGTAGAGGTTAGAGTAACCCAAACCTTCAATAAATTCCTTCACGCTGATTTCGCCATTACCCAGCTTGCTTTCCCATTTGGTAAATTCGTTTTTGGCGATGTAGGGTGCAATATCCCGCTCAAAAATCTGACGATATGCAGCACTAATCAAAGTTTTGACTGCAACTTTGTCACTGGTATTGGCCACCAGCTTGAAGATTTTGGTTTGTTCGCGTTGCTTGCTGACACCTTGGTTAATGCGGAACTGAATATCTGGTTCTGACCGTTGTTCTGTGACTGTACCCAATGTCACAAAGCTTGGTGTTACTTCCTTCTGGACTTTCGCGGCAATATCATCGCGAATGCTACCAACGCGTAATTGTCGCCCTGATACACCACCAGGAGTCAGATACCGTTCGTAAGGAATTGTATCTTCACCAAATGCTTCGCTGTATTCTACGCTGTTAATGATGGCGTCAACCACCGCGTAAAAGCCCTGTTTAGAAGCGATGTCAAAGTACTTGTTGATTTCTTGACGACCATAGGTCGGACGACCCAACAAACGGCGGTGAATATACTCGATCGCTTTACAAACATAGAGCGATGACCAGTACAGATTGCGGAATACATCCGACTTAGCCAAACCACGGATAAACTCCCGCACAGAGATGTCGCCGTTTTCCAGCTTGATTTCCAATACCTTCGGGCGTTGACCTTCGTAGAGATCACGACCGAAAACTTGCAGGTAAGCAGCTTTAATCACTGCTTGCGTGGAGCTTTCGGAGAATCTGACGCTAGAATTTTTGGCAGCCTTTTTACCTCTAGTACCAGGCAGTTGATCTAACTTGAACACCTTAGGCCCAAGAGTACCAGGAGCTTCACCCCGCGCTCTGGGATTACTATTTTGGTTATTAATCCCTGCTCCTTGGTGAATCAGGATGCGTTTAGTATCCTTACTAAAAGGAGCCGGACTGGTACTGGGGTTACGAGTTTCTTTCGGGAAAATCGCCCCAAACTGAATTTCCAAGGGGTCGTTACCAGAACCGTAGGGATGTTGATCTGGTAGCGGTTGCTCGTAAGCCGCAAATGTGGTGATGAACTGAGGTATCTTGCGGAAAGGCGCACTGTAGTTAAACAGGTCTTGCTGCGGCCCCCAGTTGCGACATTCTTGTGCTTCTTGACCCAGACCCCGGAGGTAGGGTACTGTTTCTTCACCAAAATAGTCGCTGTATTCAGCAGAATCTACTAAAGCATCTACTATGGCTGCCAGACCACCGTTAGAAATAATCGAGAAGTATTTTTGTACTTCTTCACGGCTACTTGGCCCCCGTCCTAAAATGTGACGGAAAGCTAGTTCGATGACTCGGCTGTTAATAAAAGGCTGGTAAAACTGTTTTTGGTAAAGGGGAGATTTAGCTAAACGACGGACAAACTCTTTCACGGAGATGTCGCCATTCTTCACCTTGGATTCTAGGTCGGATATGGACAAACTATAAGCACGGGTAATGTCGCGCTCAAAGATTTGCCGATATGCGGCCTTGATTACCTCATTTTTTTCGCTACTTGATAACCCAGTTTTCATTACAAACTTGGGACGCCGTTCTGCTGCATTAAAGTAAATTTGCGGCAGTTGCAACCCTTGCTGGTCGCTTGAGGGGCGTTGACGGACTTTATTTGAAGGTGTGGCTGCTTTGAATTCTGTTAACAAAACATCCATGTACTGAGACACAATTGCTGTAGCCTCAGCATCGTTGCGGAAAAACGAAAGTGATCCGGCTTTGATTTCCTGCAAAGCTACTAGCGTTGCTTCACCAGAGCAGGCATTTTCAATTATTTCCCGTAAACCCCGTGTATTCACCGCTATGATGTTGGGGTCGCCAGCAACGATCGCATAAGTAGCGTAGCGCAAAAACCAGGATAAATCCCGCAAGCTCTTGGCCATGTTGCTTGGGCCATAACGAGCAATATTAATTGGTCTGAAACCTGCTGGTGTCGGGCCGCTAGGGGATGAGTTAAAGATTGAGCGTAAATTTTCTAAGAACCCACCACGACTTTCAACGTAGGTTACGGTTCCTAGTCTGAGGTCTTCTCTAACATCTTTACCACCACCAGCAGTTACTAGTTCTGCTTCTCTGGGCTTTTCTAAAAAAGCCATTGGCGAACCACCGACAAAAATCCGGTTGGCAGCACGAGATACGATAATCTCAGCATTTTCCGTCAGCGTCTGGGAAATTTCTAGACGCTTTGCACCAGATGCAAAATAGCTTGCCAGTTCATTTAATTCACCATTTCCCAAGAAACGGTCTTGCTGCTCCGCTTGGGTAATTGTAGCTACTGCTAGGGTTTGATATAGTTGCGGACGCGCAACCGAGCTTCCACCACTCGCCTTAACACTCATCGGATTTGTAAAACTCCCATCATAAGCGTTTATATGTTAAGTCTGGATTGTTTTGAGGCTTGACACATCGGTGTGTCTATGCTTTATGAGCTGAGAGTGTTGCCTACAAAACTGCCAGTAAATTAACCCAATTAGCTTTTAGATTAGAACGTTTTGCGTTCTCAAGGCGGGTTTATTAAGAAGTATGTAGAACCTGTATCTTAAATGCCTCTAGTCTTAAAAGTGCATACCCCAATTTGCCTGAGATTAAGTCTAAGTTTTGTAACTAAGTAGTAGGTTAGGAACTGTTTACTCGATTTCTTTTTTGTTTAAACGCAGATGCGCTTCGCTTTCCCACAGGGTAAGAACACAGAGGATTCACTACGAATTAATGAAATATTGTACTTAGTCACTGGACAGTAGTTATTAGGCGATGTTAAGTTGTTTTTGCTACCTAAAGGCTCATATTCACAACTGACACCGCACTGGAAGTAATTCTTAATTTATGGTGGCTACATCTCCCAATGCTCAATCTTTAAATTCAGGGGAAATACTATGTACAAAAGTTTTAAATTTAACTATCTATTCAATGTTAGCCTAACTGCGATCGCAGTTATTTTGGCTGTCACTCCCGTAAATGCGCTTCCAGCGCAAAATATCAGCACTGTTGTCAAGTGGGCAAAGACCAGACCTTTACTACCAACTCTGAGATATAACAGCGAAGCCCACGGCTACGATGGTACAAAGGGAAATTTATACTTTTATGCTGATGTCACTTCTCAAAATGGGACAGTGAATAAAGAAGGTATAACTGTTAGTGGTGATAAACGCCTCAAATTCACCACAAAAAATGCCAATGCGGTGAAACTGTTACAAAATATTTATAATTCTAATATTGCCAATGACTTCCAGAAGTCTCGGTATGTCAGCAAAGTTGGACGTGACCAGTATTATCGCGGGCAAAAGTTTGCTTACATTGCTGCTGAGGTACAAGGTGGGTCATCATTACAGATAATTCCCTTGAATAAGTTGCAAGAGTTTATAGATAATGCCAAGTATTGCCAAACCAATCAGTGCGACGTTTAATTAATTCGTAATTCGTAATTTTTGAGTTTGATTAAGCCTGTGGCGTGTAATTTACATAAGCATTACCAGTAAGGAAAGGCACGCAATCACTTACGTTGTAAGCTGCGGACAGTTCAACATCGGACTCAAAACCTTTTTCAATCAACTCTTTACCCGAACTGCATTTTTTCAAGTACCCTATTAAATCGTGCTGGAAAGCCTGAAATGTTGTCACAGCAACTTCAGCTTCAGGTGATAGACTGCCATGTAAATAACTGAGAATTGCCCCAGCACCAATTAAATCTTCAAATGCAGGACGTAGGCTACCATCTTCTTTCCACCTTTCACCAGCAGGAATCACAGCGATTTTATCACCATACTTTTGAGCAAACTGGGCTACAGCTTGGCAATTTCGCAAGCAACCAGCCAAAGTTGGTGTATTCCCTGTGTGTAAAGTCAGAAAAGAACCATTAGGTGACGGTAAAACTAGTCTAGTTCCAGCAGGAATCTGAGCTACCGATTTTGGCGAGAGAGAATATCCAGTTGTAGTCCAACGTTGTCTATGACTTGCTAACTCTGCTTGTACTGACTTGGTATAATCTATGGCTGATTCATCTCTGATTGCGTAGGGAAAAATTATCGCGCCGTTGTTAGTGGCAATTTCTACGCAGGTAGAAAAAGAGAGAACGTCAACTATCACAACTACATCACTGATGGGAGCGAGTTGAGCAACTCCTTGTGTGCCCCATTCACAGCGTAAATTAAACTCTGATTGGTTGTAAATCATTGGAGCGATCGCTTGCTATACAAAAGTTCTAGAATTCATCAATTGCAAATGTTTTCGGATAGTGACAGAAGAGGGATATTTTTCTACCTGAAGTGTTCCGCATTCGCTAAACTCAGAATTGCTGCAATTTAAACTTTTAAGCTGTTACGCAGCTAGATTGTATAATATTAGATTAAGTAATTAATTTAGTATCAGCCATCTATGCCAGCAAAAAATCATCTTTCCCAAGAGCAGAAGGAAAGGCTACTAAAAACGCTAAAAGAGCATGAAAATCCCTACGTAAGAGAAAAGATTCTGATTTTATTATTAATGAATGATGGAAAAACTTATCAAGAGATTAGTAAGTTTTTAGATATTGCATATCCAACAGTAGCATATTGGGCAGTTCACGGCGATCCAGATAACCTAGAAAGTTTTTTAGATGGAAGAAGAGAAGGGAACTTCCGCAAAGTTACCAAAGAATATGAGGATTTATTATTAGAAATAATTGAAAAAGAGCCACTAGAGTATGGGTATGAATTTGGTCGTTGGACAGCAGCAAGACTAGCTACATACCTCGAAAAGATAACAGGAATTAAGTTAAGTGGTTCACAAGTTGGGAGAATATTAGAGCGAAAAAAAGTACGTTTACCTTTGGGCAAAATACAGCCTAGAGGACAAACAGAATCCTGAAATGCGTAAGGCATTTAAAGAAAAATTGTCAGAATACTTAAGAATAACAAAGGAAGCCCCAGAGCGTTTACAGGTATGGTTTTGGGATGAGAGTGGATTTAGTTTAAGAGTGATAAGAAGAAAAAACTGGGGTAAGAAAGGTACAAGGAAACAAATCACAGGTCAAAGAAGAAGAGGAAGAGTAAATATTATGGGAGGGTTACGTTATCACGACAAGAAGAGAATGAATTTTGTGATTAAAAAAGGAAATGCCGATGTATTTTATGAGCAGCTTCAATCTTTGAATAATTTTCTATTGCAAGAATGGATAGAGCAAGGAAATAGAATTGAGACTTTCAATAAATGTTCTGCGAAAATAGTGATTATCTTAGATAATGCCAGCTTCCATAAAAGAAAAGATATTTTAGTTCGTATCAAGGCAGAAATGCCAAATATTATCCTGGAATTTCTACCACCTTATAGTCCAGATTATAATTTGATTGAATTGGTTTGGCATTCAGCAAAAGAATATATAGCTCATAGATTGTTCGAGTCAGTATCACAGCTAGAAGAGTTGTTAAATAAATTGTTAAATGAAGGAGGTCTTATTATTAAATGGGAACGCAAAATTAAAAATAAAGGTAATGCTGTTTATTAAATTTAGCTGCGTAACAGCTTAATATTTAATTCCTTAAGTCAGGACATTGTTTTATGGAAGGAATAAATTACTCTCAAATTATTCAAGATATTTTAAGCAACCATTCCGCTAATGACGTGGCTAATGGTACGGAGGTTCAATTGTTATTTGACGCAGAACACCATCATTATCAAGTCTTAAATATTGGCTGGAAAGAACAACGGAGAATTTATGGAGTGATAATTCATGTTGATATCAAAGACCAAAAAAATTGGATACAAAGAGATGTACAGAAATCGGCATCGCTAATGAATTAATTGCTGCTGGTGTACCTAAAGAAGATATTATATTAGGATTTCACGCTCCTTATAAACGCGAATTTACTGACTTTGCTGTTGGATAATTAGCCGGAAATAAGCAATAGTAATCTTTGCTCTAATCAGCCACTATCCGCTAAACTCAGAAATGCTGCGTTATTCCTCATCATGTCCGATTCCCAAACTGTTAGTGCTGCTGTTGCCAAACTCTACAATACCTATCCCTTTCCGCCGGAAGCCCTGTTGGATGAACCACCTCCAGGTTACAACTGGCGCTGGAATTGGCTAGCTGCTCATAACTTCTGCACCGGTCAAAAACCCCAAAGGCAAGATATTCGGATTTTAGATGCAGGTTGCGGTACTGGTGTGGGTACAGAGTACCTGGTTCACCTCAATCCTCAAGCTTCTGTTGTAGGAATTGACCTCAGTACAGGCGCTTTAGCTGTAGCCAAAGAACGTTGTCAGCGTTCAGGCGCTAACCGCGTTGAATTTCATCACCTCAGTTTGTTTGATGTGGAACAACTGCCTGGTGAGTTTGATTTAATTAACTGTGTTGGCGTTTTGCATCATACTCCCGATCCCATTCGCGGGATTCAAGCTTTGGCGAAGAAGTTAGCCCCAGGCGGCTTAATGCACATTTTTGTGTACGGGGAGTTGGGACGCTGGGAAATTCAACTCATGCAAAAAGCGATCGCACTTATTCAAGGTGACAAAAAAGGCGACTACCGCGATGGTGTCCAAGTCGGGCGACAAATATTCGCTTCTTTACCAGAAAATAACCGAATTGTCAAATACGATAAACAACGTTGGTCACTAGAAAACAATAAGGATGAATACTTTGCTGATATGTACGTTCATCCTCAAGAAATTGACTACAACATTGAGACGCTATTTGAATTAATTGATGCTTCAGGATTGGAATTTATTGGTTTCTCGAATCCGAGTTTCTGGGATTTAGAGAGACTTTTGGGTAAAGCACCAGAGTTAGTAGAACGGGCAAAAGAATTGAGCGATCGCCAGCTTTACCGCCTGATAGAATTATTAGACCCAGAAGTAACTCATTACGAGTTTTTCCTCGGTCGTCCTCCCTTAATCAAAGCTGACTGGTCAGCGGATAACGCCCTACTGGCAGCGATTCCCGAACTGAATCCTTGTATTGAGGGATTTCCCAGTCAATGTTTCTTTAATTACGATTACCAAATTGTAAATTTATCTGTAGCAGAGTTTGAGTTTATGCAAAGATGTGATGCTAATGCCACAGTTGCAGAGATATTGACAAATGTAGAACTGGGATTAGATGAGGTAAGAAGCCTTTTGCAACAGCAGTTGATTTTATTGACACCTGCTTAGGGAATTCAAGTAAAAAATATCTAATTATTTATTGTGGGATAGCCGAAAGCCACTGGTGTCAACTTAAGCCAAAAATAGCGTACTGATTGGGTGTTGTTCACCCGCCAGGGATTGTAAATCCCTGACTAATTGCTCAAGTCTACTGAAGTAGACTGAAAATTTTTGCGCTATGAAGTCCTCTTCAGAGGACTTTAGCTATGAGACAGGGATTTACAATCCCTGGCGGACGTGCAGTTTCGCGTTAAGTTGACACCAATGCCGAAAGGCCAATCCCACAATCAGATATTTACCCTACAACGGCCGAACTTGCTACTTTCTCCTGTCTTTGGGAAGGTGGACGCATTCCCAAACCAAGTAAATTCAGCATTTCTCGGTCAGTATCGTAATCTGGACAGGGAGTTGTTACCGTCAACATCTTATTGTCGTCGCTGGAAAAGATAGAATTAGCTCCTGCCATAAAGCAGAAAGCTTGCTCAACTTGAGAAAGTCTCGCTCTACCGGCACTAAGACGCACATCGGAAGCTGGCATTAAAATTCTGGCTGTGGCAATCATCCGCACAATATCCCAAATGGGGACATCAGGCTGATTTTCTAAGGGTGTGCCTGGTACTTGTGAAAGAATATTAATTGGCACGGACTCTGGATGTGGATGTAAGTTTGCCAGAGTTTGTAACATTCCAACACGGTCATCTACAGTTTCGCCCAAACCCAGGATACCGCCGGAACAGACAGTGACATTTGTCTGACGGACATTTTCAATCGTGTTCAAGCGATCGCTATATGTCCTTGTGGTAATAATTGTGCTGTAATATTCCTGCGAGGTATCTAAGTTATGGTTATAAGCGTAAAGTCCCGCTTCTTCCAATTTTCTGGCTTGATTTGCCGTTAACATACCCAGAGTGCAGCACACTTCTAAACCCATTGCGGTTACATCCTTGACCATATCCAGGACTTCCTCAAATTGTGAGTTATCCCGCACTTCTCGCCAAGCAGCACCCATGCAGATGCGACTAACACCAGTTTCTTTAGCTTTCTGGGCGATGTTAACCACCGTTTCCTTTTCGAGGAGTGCTTGCGCCTTTACCTCTGTTTTATAGCGGGAAGATTGGGCACAGTAGCTACAATCTTCTGGACAACCTCCCGTTTTTATCGATATGAGCTTACAAACTTGTATTTTTGTTGGGTCATGATATTGGCGATGCACGCTAGCAGCTTGATAAACAAGCTCTAGCAATGGCGTGTTGTATATCGCCCGAATCTCTAATTCCTGCCAATCGTAGCGTATTCCCACCACATCACTATCCTTCTTGTAAACTGGGTTGAATCTTGAGCTGTCTTTTGCTTGAATTTCCTGCGGTACAGCGTTTGGGCAAAGCGATTTTATCGAAGTTATGCCCCGGACTGTGCTTTGTCACCCATTGGCTCTCAATCCTTCCGCTCTAGATATTAGACATCAGCTTATCAAGATTTTGGTTGAATGGCAGATTAAGAGCAAAAATACTCACTCTATTCTGTTGTAAAGGGCATTGGGTAAAAATGGAAAAACTATCACCCTTGCATAAGTGCGACCCTTGCGTAAGTGCTGATAATAAGACAGCTAATCTAACTGCTGCTACTCAACCACAGGTTATGAGAGAATTTATAAAATTTAGAGAATGCTCTTGGAAGAGATCCCGCTGATTAAGTAATTTATGATATCAGAACTGCCAATAATTACAAGCGATCGCCTATTATTACGAGCAGCGATCCATGAAGATGTACCCCAAATTCTCAAATACTTTATTGAGAATAAAAGTTATCTCACTCCATTCTACCCTCTGTGGGCGGATGGTTTTTTCACTGAGGAATATTGGCAGTATCAGATAGAGAATAGTTTTCTGGAATTTATCAATGGGCAATCGTTAAAACTATTTGTTTTTACCAAAAAAAATCCCACAGTAATTATTGGAACGATCAATTTTAGTAATTTTGTCCGAGGAGCCGCTCATTTTTGCTATGTGGGATATAGCCTTGCTGAAAGGAAACAAGGTAAAGGATATATGACAGAAGGGCTAAAAGCCGCGACTCAACATGTATTCCAAGAGTTAAATTTTCACCGCATTATGGCTAATTATATGCCTCACAATCGGCGTAGTGGTAGTGTACTCAAAAGACTCGGTTTTGTCATTGAAGGATATGCTAGAGACTATCTATTAATTAATGGGCAATGGGAAGATCATATTCTGACAAGTCTCATCAATCCTAATTGGCAAGCACCTAAATTTTAAAATAATTCGTAATTTAATTGTTAGGGTTATCAATTCATAAAGTAAACCTTAAATTTCCAGGTTCGTTAAAGCAGCGCACAACGCACTTGGAAATATGGTGCGTTACAGCTAAATTAGATTTTCTCAAACCCTCAAATTCTTACACAGCCTTAACATACCCTAATTAATATTTACTTTATAAACAGGCTATAATCCTAGATAACAATATCATTATGTGCTCTAGATTTTGATGGTGGCGCTACCATATTTTAGATATGGGTTGGTTTTTGCATCTATGCTGATGCTGAAGCCAGAGGTAGTATTAAGGGAAGAATGAATTAAGCTTTGCTCGTAATGACTCTGGCTGAAACTCCAAACTACAAGAATTCTAGCAATCCTTTTCTCACCCTCAACTACGAAAGCGCCTTAGAATCTCTAGGCGATGACTACTATGATGAGGTTGCAGCAGCAGAATTTCCCCAACACCTCCTGCGTTGGCGTAACGATGAACTATTACCCCGTTTCGGTCTAGACCCCCAAGTAGTCAAAGACGAAGATTTCATCACAGCCTTTGGCCGATTTCAGGGGCGCAAACCCTTATTGGCATTGCGTTACCACGGCTATCAATTTGGTGAATATAACGGACAGTTGGGCGATGGTAGGGGCTTTCTCTACGGGCAAGTACGCGCCAATGATGGCGAATTATACGATTTTGGCACAAAAGGTTCCGGAAGAACGCCCTACTCTCGTGGTGGCGATGGTTTGCTCACGCTCAAAGGTGGGATACGGGAAGTTCTGGCTGCGGAAGCACTGCACCACTTAGGTGTACGTACCTCGCGCTGTCTGACCATGATTGAAACAGGTTTACCCCTCTGGCGGGGCGATGAACCTTCGCCGACTCGTTCATCTGTGATGGTGAGGATGAGCAGTTCTCATATTCGGTTTGGCACTTTTGAGCGACTGCACTATTTCCAGCGTCCAGATTTAACTAAGAAGCTGTTAGACCACGTAATTGAGCAGTATTATCAACACTTAACTGGTGAAGAAGATAAATATGCCTTGTTTTACGCCGAATTAGTTAAACGGGTTGCAGAACTAGTAGCCCAATGGATGGCAGCTGGATTTTGTCATGCAGTTCTCAATACTGACAATATGTCGATTACTGGAGAGAGTTTTGATTATGGCCCTTACGCGTTTATCCCGACTTACAACCCATCCTTTATAGCTGCATATTTTGACTATTATGGACGCTACTGTTACGGTAATCAACCAAGCATTTGTAAGTTGAATTTACAAATGCTCCAGGAACCTTTAAAGGCGATTATCGATCAAGGCGAAATGGACGCTGGATTAGCTAGATTTGATGAGTATTATCAAGCTGAATACAGTTCTTTGATTTTGAAAAAGTTGGGTTTTGTGGAATTGCCAGATGCACAAGCTCAAGAACTATTGAATCTAACGATTGAATTTTTGAAAGAGAGCCAAGTTGGTTATCACCAATTTTTTTATGAGATGGCTCGTACTTTTTCATCGAAATGGCGAGATGAACCAGGTTTCGTGATGAATAGTTCAGATATTGTACCAGTACCGGGTGCGTCAGGAATTTTTGATGATTGGTGCATACTATACCATAAAATTTTGAATGATTTTGATAGCGATTGCACCGATATAATTGCCCAAACTCTAACTGTTCATAATCCGAAAACGGCATTATTAAGACCGATGATTGAGTCTACTTGGGAAGCAATTGCTCAGGAAGATAATTGGCAACCTTTTTATGATTTATTGCAGCAAATCAAATCTAAAAATTAGTCAATTATAGCTATTTTATTCTTAATCTCTACAGAGTTATTGAGATTAAATTTTCTGTAATTGACACGACCAATAATCTAAGAAGAGACGTTGCATTGCAACGTCTCTACAAACGACTATAAACTAATACGCTTGGGTTAAGCGCTACTTATACAAAATAGTGGGTTTTTGAGACGCGATAAATCGCCGTCTCTACAAGTGTTTTGGTCTTATCTGAACTGTATTGAACTATAAAAATCCCGATTTAATTGGGAGAAAATACGTAGGTTTTTTGTTAAATCTAAAAGTAAAATTTTATTCAGCTTTGGCGATTAGAAATCATCTCTACACAGACTAAATCGAAAGTTCTGATGTTTGTAAACCTGACTTCAAAATTATCTTTGTCTAGGTTGGTTATTTTTAAGTCTGCGTAAGTAGAGTTGGTTTGTGTAGTAGAAAATTTTATTTGCCCAATCTTTTTCAAACTTCTATAGCATCTAAAAAAATGAATCAGATATACATATCGTATGCATGGAAAGATAACCAGAGTGAATTAGGCAGACAACGCGAAGAATTGGTTGATAAAATT encodes:
- a CDS encoding 2-phosphosulfolactate phosphatase codes for the protein MIYNQSEFNLRCEWGTQGVAQLAPISDVVVIVDVLSFSTCVEIATNNGAIIFPYAIRDESAIDYTKSVQAELASHRQRWTTTGYSLSPKSVAQIPAGTRLVLPSPNGSFLTLHTGNTPTLAGCLRNCQAVAQFAQKYGDKIAVIPAGERWKEDGSLRPAFEDLIGAGAILSYLHGSLSPEAEVAVTTFQAFQHDLIGYLKKCSSGKELIEKGFESDVELSAAYNVSDCVPFLTGNAYVNYTPQA
- a CDS encoding protein adenylyltransferase SelO, which produces MTLAETPNYKNSSNPFLTLNYESALESLGDDYYDEVAAAEFPQHLLRWRNDELLPRFGLDPQVVKDEDFITAFGRFQGRKPLLALRYHGYQFGEYNGQLGDGRGFLYGQVRANDGELYDFGTKGSGRTPYSRGGDGLLTLKGGIREVLAAEALHHLGVRTSRCLTMIETGLPLWRGDEPSPTRSSVMVRMSSSHIRFGTFERLHYFQRPDLTKKLLDHVIEQYYQHLTGEEDKYALFYAELVKRVAELVAQWMAAGFCHAVLNTDNMSITGESFDYGPYAFIPTYNPSFIAAYFDYYGRYCYGNQPSICKLNLQMLQEPLKAIIDQGEMDAGLARFDEYYQAEYSSLILKKLGFVELPDAQAQELLNLTIEFLKESQVGYHQFFYEMARTFSSKWRDEPGFVMNSSDIVPVPGASGIFDDWCILYHKILNDFDSDCTDIIAQTLTVHNPKTALLRPMIESTWEAIAQEDNWQPFYDLLQQIKSKN
- the bioB gene encoding biotin synthase BioB, producing MVGIRYDWQELEIRAIYNTPLLELVYQAASVHRQYHDPTKIQVCKLISIKTGGCPEDCSYCAQSSRYKTEVKAQALLEKETVVNIAQKAKETGVSRICMGAAWREVRDNSQFEEVLDMVKDVTAMGLEVCCTLGMLTANQARKLEEAGLYAYNHNLDTSQEYYSTIITTRTYSDRLNTIENVRQTNVTVCSGGILGLGETVDDRVGMLQTLANLHPHPESVPINILSQVPGTPLENQPDVPIWDIVRMIATARILMPASDVRLSAGRARLSQVEQAFCFMAGANSIFSSDDNKMLTVTTPCPDYDTDREMLNLLGLGMRPPSQRQEKVASSAVVG
- the apcA gene encoding allophycocyanin subunit alpha, with amino-acid sequence MSIVTKAIVNADAEARYLSPGELDRIKSFVASGERRVRIAQVLTENRERLVKQAGDQLFQKRPDVVSPGGNAYGQELTATCLRDLDYYLRLITYGIVAGDVTPIEEIGVIGARELYKSLGTPIDGVAEGIRGLKSGASTLLSGDDASEAGGYFDYLVGALLG
- a CDS encoding class I SAM-dependent methyltransferase, with amino-acid sequence MSDSQTVSAAVAKLYNTYPFPPEALLDEPPPGYNWRWNWLAAHNFCTGQKPQRQDIRILDAGCGTGVGTEYLVHLNPQASVVGIDLSTGALAVAKERCQRSGANRVEFHHLSLFDVEQLPGEFDLINCVGVLHHTPDPIRGIQALAKKLAPGGLMHIFVYGELGRWEIQLMQKAIALIQGDKKGDYRDGVQVGRQIFASLPENNRIVKYDKQRWSLENNKDEYFADMYVHPQEIDYNIETLFELIDASGLEFIGFSNPSFWDLERLLGKAPELVERAKELSDRQLYRLIELLDPEVTHYEFFLGRPPLIKADWSADNALLAAIPELNPCIEGFPSQCFFNYDYQIVNLSVAEFEFMQRCDANATVAEILTNVELGLDEVRSLLQQQLILLTPA
- a CDS encoding GNAT family N-acetyltransferase, which gives rise to MISELPIITSDRLLLRAAIHEDVPQILKYFIENKSYLTPFYPLWADGFFTEEYWQYQIENSFLEFINGQSLKLFVFTKKNPTVIIGTINFSNFVRGAAHFCYVGYSLAERKQGKGYMTEGLKAATQHVFQELNFHRIMANYMPHNRRSGSVLKRLGFVIEGYARDYLLINGQWEDHILTSLINPNWQAPKF